The nucleotide sequence GCCGAGTACGACACGTTCCTGCGCAAGGAAACCGAGACCGCCGTGCGCTGGCAGGAAGATATCGGCATCGACGTGCTGGTGCACGGCGAGTTCGAGCGCAACGACATGGTGCAGTATTTCGGCGAGCAACTGTCGGGCTACGCCTTCACCAAGCACGGCTGGGTGCAAAGCTACGGCTCGCGCTATGTCCGCCCGCCGATCATCTTCGGCGACGTCTCGCGCCCCAAGCCGATGACGGTCGGCTGGTCGTCCTATGCGCAGTCGCTGACCACGCGGCCGATGAAAGGCATGCTCACCGGCCCGGTCACCATGCTGCAATGGTCGTTCGTGCGCGACGACCTGTCGCGCGATCAGGTCTGCCGCCAGATTGCCTTCGCGCTGCGCGACGAGGTGACCGATCTGGAAAAGGCCGGCATCGGCGTGATCCAGATCGACGAGCCGGCGTTGCGCGAGGGTCTTCCGCTGCGCAAGGGCGACTGGAAGGCGTATCTCGACTGGGCGGTGGACTGCTTCAAGGTCTCGCAAGCTGGCGTGAAGGACGAAACCCAGATCCACACCCACATGTGCTACGCCGAGTTCAACGACATCATCGACGCCATCGGCGCGATGGACGCCGACGTGATCTCGATCGAGACCTCGCGCTCGAAAATGGAGCTGCTCGACGCCTTCGTGACCTACAAGTATCCGAACGAAATCGGACCCGGCGTCTACGACATCCATTCGCCGCGCGTGCCGGAAGTGCCGGAGATGATGGAGCTGATCGGCAAGGCGCGGCGCAACCTGTCGCCGGAGCAGATCTGGATCAATCCGGATTGCGGCCTCAAGACGCGCGGCTGGCCGGAGGTGAAGTCCGCGCTGAGCAATATGGTCGAGGCCGCACGGCAGGCGCGCGTGGCGTAGTCGTCGTTCTGTTGATGCCAGTTCTCCCTCTCCCCGTTCTTACGGGGAGAGGCGAAGAACAGTATCTCGCGTCGTCCCCGCGAAGGCGGGGACCCATAACCACCGAATTCACCGTTGCGCGTGATGCCGCACCGCTTGCCCGGCTATCAATCTTAAATGAGAGTTTAGGGAGTATGGGTCCCCGCCTTCGCGGGGACGACATTGTGCGTGCGGGTCGTTCGCGCGCCCGGAACGTCGGATTACTTCTTCTTCCCGTCCGCGCCGTACTGCTTGAGGAATGCGGTGAGATCCTTGATCTCGTCTTCCTTCTTGATGCCGGCGAACGCCATCTTGGTGCCGGGGATCTTGGCCTTCGGGTCCTTGATGTACTCGGCGAACACCGCGTCATCCCAGGTGATGCCCGAATTCTTGTTGGCGTCGGTATAGTTGTAGCCCTCGATCGTTCCCGATTTGCGGCCGAACAATCCGTTCAGCACCGGACCCACCGTGTTCTTGGCGGTCTCGCCGACCTGATGGCAGGCGCGGCACTTGTTGAAGGACTTCTCGCCCGCGGCAACGTCCTGAGCATTGGCGGAAGTGGCAAAGCTGACAGCGGCAAGAGCGAGGGCGGCGACGAGCGAACGAGCAATCATGTGGTTTGACCTTTGAAGCGGGCAGGAAGGCTGGCAGGTGGTGAGAGTGAGAACTATGGGCGGGAAGACTTAGAGAGGAAGACTTGAGAGAAGAGGATTTGGGGCATGAGACCGAACCCCACCGCGCCCCGCGGCGGGTTCCGTCAACGATCAGTTCATCAGCCGAATATATCGGCCGTGATCCCGGTATACCAACCCATGTTTTCCGCCTGCGTCTGCTTGCGCAGATCGGCGCTCTCGCCGGTCTTTGAGATAAACGTGGAAGACGCGCCGATCTTGCCGTCCTTGGCTTCGTAAGCGCCGCCAACCTTCACGGCGTCATCGGTGTCGATCATGCTCCAGCAGGTGTTGGTGTAACGCGCCGGGAACGTGCGCGCCGAAGCCAGTTCGCCCCGGATCATCATGGCGGCGACCTTGGCCTGGCTGTTGGCGGAGAACGCCGATTTTGGCATCTCGCCGGCGATGCAGGCATCGCCGAGAACGTAGATGTTGGAATCGATCGCCGACTTCATGTTCGTCGGATCGATGGCGCAAAAGCCGGTGGCATTGGCCAGGCCGGCATCGCGCGCGATTGCACCGGCCATCTGCGCGGGGATGACGTTGACCAGCGCCGCGTTCTTGTAGGTCTCGAAACCGGTGACGACGGTGTTGGTCTTCGGGTCGACCGACTTCAATCCGTCATGCACCTTCGGGCCGAGCCATTCGACCATGCCCTTGTAGCGGTTTTCCCAGCCTTCCTGAAACAGCGCCTGCTTGGAGAAGGTTTCCTTCGGATCGATGATGATGATCTTGCTGCGATCCTTCTTCGCCTTCTTCAACGCATGAGCCATCATCGAGACGCGCTCGTAAGGTCCGGGCGGGCAGCGATAGGGATTCGGCGGAGCGATCATCACGATGACGCCGCCGTTTGGCACCGCGTCGAGACGCTTCTTCAGGAGCAGCGTCTGCGCACCCGGCTTCCAGGCATGCGGCATCACTTTTTCGGCGGCCTGCGACCAGCCGGGAACGGAATCGTATTTCAGGTCGATGCCCGGCGAGACCACGAGGCGGTCGTAAGGAAGCTTCTTGCCGTTGGCGAGAATGACCTCTTTCTTGTCGCGATCGATCTTCGCGGCCATGCCGTTGACGACGGTGACGCCATGCTTCTTCATCCCGTTGTAGCGGTGCGTGATCGACGCAAAGTCCCTGACGCCGCCGAGGTAGAGATTGCTGTGGAAGCAGGTCTGATACCTTGGGTTCGCCTCGACCAGGGTGACGGAAATCGCGCCCGCG is from Afipia massiliensis and encodes:
- a CDS encoding c-type cytochrome yields the protein MIARSLVAALALAAVSFATSANAQDVAAGEKSFNKCRACHQVGETAKNTVGPVLNGLFGRKSGTIEGYNYTDANKNSGITWDDAVFAEYIKDPKAKIPGTKMAFAGIKKEDEIKDLTAFLKQYGADGKKK
- a CDS encoding NAD(P)/FAD-dependent oxidoreductase, with the protein product MSINRRQLITGSASFAGVMMFGAPAVLGQGKPRVVVIGGGAGGATAAKYIAKDSAGAISVTLVEANPRYQTCFHSNLYLGGVRDFASITHRYNGMKKHGVTVVNGMAAKIDRDKKEVILANGKKLPYDRLVVSPGIDLKYDSVPGWSQAAEKVMPHAWKPGAQTLLLKKRLDAVPNGGVIVMIAPPNPYRCPPGPYERVSMMAHALKKAKKDRSKIIIIDPKETFSKQALFQEGWENRYKGMVEWLGPKVHDGLKSVDPKTNTVVTGFETYKNAALVNVIPAQMAGAIARDAGLANATGFCAIDPTNMKSAIDSNIYVLGDACIAGEMPKSAFSANSQAKVAAMMIRGELASARTFPARYTNTCWSMIDTDDAVKVGGAYEAKDGKIGASSTFISKTGESADLRKQTQAENMGWYTGITADIFG